The sequence below is a genomic window from Salminus brasiliensis chromosome 6, fSalBra1.hap2, whole genome shotgun sequence.
TCTAACAAGTTTTGATTGTTGTTTACTGCAAACGGACTACAAACTGCTCCACAAAGTAAGAACATGATTTCAGACAACATGATTTTTATATGGCATGTAGTATAGTAGTTTTATATTTGTACATGTTTTTAATGCAATCAGTTGTATTTCTGCTTATTAAGGGTAGacatttattgaatattttaagttgtttacaaccctgttatctagCCTCAGAAAGAAACACAATTATTTCCTTATATGGTAGGCTTCTGCAAAAATGCTTTCCTGTTATTGGCCACAAAGCCTAGCCTAGCCTTGTGTTGCTGCCCTCTCTGTGTCCAGTGTGcaattagctagctgaagagattgtagtaaGGTGTGTAAATGTAAGGTTTTACCCTAGTGTCAGGTTGGCACCCGACTAGCACACACTCGTTTTACTCCTTTTGGAGTACCAGCAGTGGTACTTCAGCAGTGGTACTCCTCAGTGGGAACTTCTCTGAGCGGTGCTTTACCTGGTCGGCTTAGCTTTAAGTCTTTTTAGTCTTGCGTATTCTCCCAAAGTAACCACTGCATTTAGCCTCTAGAtgtatgtaacagtttgggggtttagGAATCGGCCCAtcttacagctctgttttacgCACATGGATTTTATaggacacagcagtgttggTAGTTCACAGTATGTCATGTTCATGTACCAAATTGTCATTATTTAACCAACTACTGTGATTATTGTCAACATTGCTCAAACAGTTCCCTAAagcttgtgtatgtgtggccTTCATGAAATTTGTAACACCTGGGCAACATTTGCAAAACAGCTAAAGAGATTTAATAACAGTGCTCATTTACAGCCACAGAACACACAGGGAGAGCCTGTTAGCTGTCTATAAGGTACTACTTCAAAAAACAAAATTGaaagaaatatttaaatttaaaattgAAATAGTTTCAATAACTTGGATTGTGTTTATTGATTAGATAATTAAACATGTAACAAAAGAAATACATGGCTTTTGTTGATCTGACCAAAGCTTTGCTTCATATTGTTTTtatcaacaataataattgaAGTAGTTTTTGGATTGAACTGATGACATGTTTAAGAATGAGGTACATCAGTGGTGGTGTTTTCATAAATGATTATAGCTACATTTCAACCACAAGTATTTTTAACTCTGTAGTAGGAGTATTTGCTTGCTGGCAGAAGGTTACCTGTTATGAATcctggtgtatatatatagtagtttCAGAAGGTAAAAATACAAATTTTAATGTTGGTTAAAATGAGAATCTGAAATTGTGATACAGAACAGAAATCCCATCAACACTCAATATACTGAACTGAAAAACTGTTGAAAtgaaattaatgaataaataaaatgaaattaatgaataaataaaatgaataaataatggaTAACTGCATTTAATATTTCACCtgtacattttaacatttatttatccCTGATAATTTACTTTAATGATCTATCTGAAATTTTGATGTCAGATCAAGCTTTAATACCAGATCAAGCAGAGGCAACAGTACATGGGAGAAATGAGCTATGAGATtagttatgtatttattaataatttataaccTGATTGTTTTTTTCACTTGTGACAAAATCTTTTCAAAAAGTATTTTCAACTTGTCATCTGGTTtaactaattatttatttatgtaatacaCATCATGCAGGGACATGCCTAATCTAGACAGAGCAATTATCTACATTTTATCTGTTTGTGTAATTAAAAGATAATCCTCATCACACTGACTCAAAACATATGACCTTATTGAATGTTCAAAgtcattttcatctttttttaaatatttgctcTTTCTTTTCAGTGTCTTATCCAAGAATGGAGATCTAGCCTAGACACTAGAACATGGGATTTTAAATGGATGCGTAGAGAAGACGATGATCTGCATCTGCAGATCTCCCAAAACTGAAATCTGATGGATTAAAATACCACTTCATTACTGCTTTCATTACTGCTTTCATTGCCAGTCACAACTGCACTTTCAAGATGATTCGTAGCTTGGAGatcatttttcttatttttgtttttttctccctcaACTTCAAACTCTGTTCCTCTGCATGTGCTCGTGCTGAATATGAGACAAATGGACTATGCTGCCTCATGTGTTCACCAGGTAAGTCAATGGTGATGTGTCTGTGCTATGGTACAGAGCTGTGGGATGgtaaaagtttgtgttttaaaCTGGTGTCTAAACGTGTAATCGCTTAAAAGCTTATTAAAGCTTTGTTCAGTGTTGCAGTGATGCAGAAGTGAAGATATACATGAAGTGCCATCCAAAGTTTCTGTCACTGTGAATCCTTAAATCAACACCAATAGCATTTTATTATAATAGCTGCTTTAATATCATTGAGATGCTCCAGCAAAAAGTGTGGGGGTTCAAAACACGATTTGTCTGCAGTGAAGGCTATAAAATGATAGCAGTGGGTTTTCGGGTACCCATTTCCATTAACATAATTAAGACGTCTGAAGCCTGGAATATTCAAAATATTTAAGCGAGCTGCTTATATGATTTCTAGAAATCAAATCAAGCAAATCAAAACCCCTCTTTTTTACTTCAAAAGACCTTCAaagaagagtcatcagaagaaaactctCCCTGCTGTCAGCCCAGCGGCGCCGCGCCCCCAACCTCCGCCCGGGGGCGGTTTCGGGCCGCGGGCTCTTTGGGACTTTTCAGTcgatgttgggttgatttcagtgttcatgtactttctgttcctcctgtTGGTTTTCACCTAGGATTTTATGTTGATTCGTTTCACCTGAGAGCATAGagagtacaaagggagcaaacgcagaggcctcggcgccgagaattactcttgcgatgccaagctgtgaggttggcttcacgttcaggagacttctaggagagtctacgGGTTTCGGTAGTGGATGCTCTATcagagcggtttcacgttcagaagGAGATTGCTGTCTGGGTCACCGGCTGGTCACCACTGGGTTTTGGTGTCCGGTTCCCTGGCACTCTAGTCCAGTAAGTTtctcagcgcctgacgagcgcggttttggggtgaggttttgtTGGTTTCTTTGAGTTCTAGTCTTCCTCCCTCTGTTTGATTTGCCCgttctcgctttgctcccgggctGCGCTCCAGCCTCAGGTAGTCTCCCCAGGTTAAGCCCCATTTCTGTTGTCCCCTGTTTGTTTcggtttctgtttattggaccctgtactctgctgcctcgttttgttgtgtttgtttgtttggttttgtcaTTAAAGACTATGCTCTTGCATTgttctgtccctgcgagtgttcccttgtctcgcctagccagcaggACACCTGCATCCTCAAAATTCCCCAAAACTCAGCAGCAGATGATTTCTAAGAATCTAAACAACCCTGATGCGTTTTGGAAACAAAGTGCTGTTAAAATGTTTGGTTGTAGTGAGCAAAGGGCTTGTGTTGTAGCCAATGGCTGGGGGAACATTTCATTAGTAAAGGGAaaaattaattcaattaaataccagcaaactgTGGAAGCAAATATGCTGATGacgaaaagaggatggcttctacactAGGATAAATGCTCCTCAAAATCTATGATGGACTACCGCAAGAGGCTCAAGCTGAAAGTTCCTAACTTAAACATCAAAATATGTGAATAGGCCTCAGAAAAGTTCATGCAGGTTTTTACAAGAATGAATGGGAAAAATCCCCCAAACCGCTGGCTCCAAAGAGTACTGACAAACTGTGATACTTGACAAAGGGGATgttaagtactgaccatgcactTTTACTCCGGgcccctttccttttttttgttttgaatcTGTaagacattaaaataaaaaaagcaatctTGATTAAAACATTAAAGAATTGTGGCATTTGTAACATTGCCTTCTGGAAATTGTCTTTTTTTGCtcacttagctattcacagtaacagaaatgttgaccaggggtgtccaaactttgcCTACAGAAAATGCTAAGTTAAATGGGTGAGACTTTCACTTTTGCTGGTTTCTTTGTAGGAAATCGTGTTTACAGGGACTGCACCGAATCTTCCAGCACTATTTGTGTTCCATGTCTTGGTTCAACTTTTCTTGATGCACCTAATGGCCTTAAAAACTGCTTTGGTTGTACAGTTTGTGATCCTGGTAAGTCTGTCTTTTGGAAGTATACTTCTCTCTGTTTTGTATTGAAAGAATATTGATGCATTTTAGATTTTACTGTATCTTTGTATTTTTCCCAGGTCTGGGGTTAAGAGTAAAGACTGCCTGCACACAATTATCAGACACAGTGTGTGAGCCACTAGAAGGATACTACTGTTCTGAAGAAAACAGAGGCAGCTGTATACTTGCACTAAAACACAGTAAATGTAGCCCTGGACAATACATAAAACAAATAGGTGTGTGTAATATCTCTGTATAAACTTTATTTTTACATACATGCCTGGATGGGACTTTGTTCTACTTAATTCTCTGTGACGGAGCAGAACTTATCTGTTTGCAGGAACGCCATTTAAGGATACTGAGTGTGCTGGGTGTGCAGGCGGTACCTTCTCAAATGGCTCTGTTCAGATCTGTCAACCACATTCACAGTAAGTGCTCACTTGGGTGCATTACTGAAGGATGAGTGATTACTGATGGCACACTTGTACAAGATAAAAAGATAAGCAGCTGATAAATGTGCACATAGTGGGCAATACATTGAGCCATAACATTGAAGAGGATATATTACTAAAAACAGATACATTTGGGTACCTGCAGTGCCTACCAACCCACAAACTgtggaataaaataaaagccCCAGACTGTTTTTGTGGGCTGCCTAGGTCAGAACAGGTCATTCACCACACTACTCAGGTTTGACTCCCCTTCTTACATTACACATGGGTTCTGTCTAAAATGGGCTTGATTGATCCATCACTGATTTGTAGTTTTAGCATCTCCACCCATGGTACTAGACCATTCTCATTTTTTCTAGAATGGTCTAGTAACATTTTCATGTTTTGGCTAATCACTGTATTTGTGATGAGATTTAGTGCTATAATGTTGAACTAACTGGGCTGGACTGGGACACAAAGTCAGCCCTGGCATGTTTGGCCCAGGTATCCCATCATAATTGGTCACTGGTACACTATCTTTATGGTCCACTTAAATGTGTGCAGCATATCTTTTGTACTGTTGCCCAAAACTACTAGAAAGTGAGTGTACTGAGTGTTAAGTATAGATGTGAATTCCTGATCATGCAGAGCTGCACTGTGTAGCTCAACGCTGGAATAAGAATCCCACATCTTCCACAGCTGAAAAGGGCTGCTTGACTATTGCTAAAAATCCCATCACTTTGAACTGGTTTCCTGACTGTTGCTGCTGTAACTTGAAGTACTGGTCAAATGTGGTCTGCACAGTTTGCTGGCATTTTTTCTAgccagtgtcagtgtcagttaAGTTCTTAAGGCCagagtttagttcagtttagaAACTTTCCTCACATAACAGACCATTCAAAGCATactatcaccaaactgtgccaGACAGCAGTGCTAAATGACAAGAGCTCCTTAGCATGATCTAGAACATCTCCatagtataatgtatgtatgtatgtatgtatgtatgtgtgtatatatatatatatatatatatatatatatatatatatatatatatatatcatttgcTGTTTTGCACTCTGCCAGGTGTGAAGATCTGGGACTTTCAGAAATAAAGCCTGGGACACCTTCATCTAATGCTGAGTGTGGAGTTAAGGTTTCAGCTGGTCTAATAACTGGGTTTGAAGGGAACATTGTCATTCTTGTGgctgtagcagcagcagcagcagcagttctcATATTTCTTCAAATAAAACATAAGGCATGTTTGCCTCAATCATGTAAAGGTAAAGtttgcatttattaaaactgtTTAGAAAATATGTTTTGTGCCTTGCATTTTCTATTGTTCTTTTAATCTGTGCACATTGTTAAAGTGTTGTTTCATACAATGTGATTCAGTCAGCGTATGGCATTTTCTGGTCTGAGTAAATATTAGTAAATATTGTTTTAATACAATGTGAGAATTAAAATGTCATGTGATTCTCCCTTTAAGACTGCCTCCTGGGTAATACTGATGCTGCAACCTTGCACAGGAGCTGTTAAAATGAAGGCAAGcagatattgtttttttattttgttttgtaaaaGGAAAAGAGGAGACTCTGGAAATGGGATGTTAGTTTATTTGAAGTCCTCAGCAATGATCAGATTGATCTGTTTAGTGGCTAACTTCTGTAGCATTTTAGGATGTGCAATTTAGGATGAAGCCATTTCACCACATGCTTAGGAAGCCACGTCACTACTGTTTTCAAATTTCGTATTGGGCAGATGTTACAAGCACAATATTAAATTTAGTTTCGTTTACCCTTCTCTCCTGTTGCTTACCAACTAGATGTCCTAACAACGTATTAGCTTAGCTTAAAAGGTAACTCTGTGAGGGGAACGAGAGTTCGAAATTGTGAAAGAGACTTTGAGTGGAATGATTCTAAAGCTGTCTACACACAGGTCTGCaatcctttctctttcttgcaGCTCCTGTGATCCTGATCCTGACACGCTTCTGATGATACCTGAGGAGGCATCAGATGTGGATGATGGTTTAAATGCTCCATAGAGCTCACTCACACCTGGCCAAAGCTGGAGACACGGTCAGAATCATGTGTACAGAGCTATCAAAACCGTCCGGCATGTCGGACTGACTGAAAATCAAGCCCAGGAAGATGGACCATGGATTATCTGACCAGTAGGCCAGTAGTTTTACAATTGTGTATCAAGGCCTGGTTTGAACAACGCAGAAcgcttccttcctttcttcctttattTTCACCCTCTATACCTCAGACAGTACAACCAGTACAACAGCAACTCTTTGTCACAATGAAAATGAAGGAGAGTATATCTACCTGTATATAGGCATATATACCTATATGTATACTTTGTCTAGTCCTTCAAGTACCTGTGGTGAACAGCAGACTGGactaataataattctaatttTAATAGTTTTTGGTGTCACCCTAAGGAGAACTCCTGTGTCTGaattctctcaaggtttctctAAATAGACATCAAGAGAGTTTTCCTCACCTTGGTTGCATCTTTACTGTGTTTTTCTTAAGGTTATTAAACaaaagttattaaaaaaaaagatacctTTGGTTGAGCTCTGGACTTGCTGGAACCATAAAGAAGTAGTTACACTTCATACTTCAGTCTGTTCTCTGTGTaatgaaacaaataaaactTGTTGATGCAATTAGTGCGCCCTCTAGGGGTGAGACACAATAAAGGTAAGAGGTAAGGTTACAAGCACAGCCAACAATACTAACACTTCCAGTCATTTATTTCAAGATGATcatttttaacagcttttaaaaGGTAATGATGATTAAAATGCTAAATTCAGAAcattggcttcagagagacccAAGACCTAGAATACCACACAGCGGAGCTAAGAGAAAAGAAATGTAGGCTACCTTACTAACAGCACAAAATAAATACCAGCCAATAAACTGAGAGTAAAAGTTGGTAGACACAAAATGGCAGCTCACCCTGATGTTTCCTGCTGCTAAACTATAACTAAGAAAacatgctgaaaaaaaaactctcccacctttcccattggctcctggcactatctatttgcatactgggtatGTTTTCCCCCATTGCTCGCAGTCAGTGTGCAAACAATCCTCCCAGGCTACCTTCTTCTACGTGTTCACTTAATATCTATATTGTATCACACTTTCGTGGCCTCTGTGTTGAAGGATGTAACAAGTTACCACTTTATCTTATGCTAAGTGTGCCAGGGAACCTAATTAAACTAAGTTATAAGAGTTACTTAagttatttaattgttttatgtGAACATTGATACTTGCCACATGTACTTGTGTTTTGGTCACACAAGAGCCTTATGTAGTTCCAAAAAGAGTAAATCAAGAGCGTCCTTGGCGTAGTTGTGTCATCGCTCTTGAGTTTTCTCCTCTACAACATTCAGAGATACAGCCATTTCTTTTTAGGGAGGACACCCAGGTGATTGTTCGGCTCCTTGTCATATCAAGACTCCAGCTCACTGCAGGCTGGTCTTCCTAAAAGTGCCACCAGGCCCTTCAACTGAACCAGGAATCTGCACAGAAGTCTAAACATTCTGACCATTTTTGAACTTCTGCAATCATATTATTTtgcatgaaaaaaatgaaaaagtgccTCAAAAAAGCTATTAAGGAAGTTTATTATGCAGATTTAACAAATGCAAGATCTCATGATTAGTAAGAATACACAAGGTACAACACTACTTTAAGTAGTAGTTCAGGCACCTTAATTCAAGCACAGGATTTTTGGTTTAGTCACTGGATTAGTGAGAAGCTCACACGAGTCACAAGACCTTTGGACACTGTTTCATAAAACTTGTTCCTGCTTTGTTCCGCATAACTAGTTTTGTACTTGTGGCTTTAAGCAAAGGTAGCAGAACTGATTATTGTTGATTCTGAGTCGGAGTGAACCATTTTACAGAGAGGAGACACGCAAAGCTtgcataaaaaacaaacaaacaaacaaacctttgaacattttcactttcactttatGTAAATTATATACGCGCTTCTGTTGTTTTGTGGAAAAGTCTCCCCTTCAGGGAAGaggtgtgttttatttttgtgaaCGAAAGAAAgatgattttctgtttttgaaaAGCAACAGTATAATGAACTCCAAGCTCTTTGTGTTCTGTAGCTTCTTCCTAAAGATAACTTTATAAAATAGCTATTTTTGGGAGATACTTCCAAGGTAAGACAACTTTAAACAGCACATTTTCAATGAACTATATAGGTTTTATCttatatttttgtgtattttagtaTGAACACTGATATTTCCTGGTTCTTACATGCTGGAACTTTCTGGAATTTCAACAAAGTAAAAATACTTCTAGTATCTTCAGCTCAGAACAGTCCACAATGTTACAATAAGATccttcgtgtgtgtgtgtgtgtgtgtgtgtgtgtgtgtgtatgtgtgtgtgtaaagttaaTGGTTGCTGGTATGGTGTTTCCTAGTATTTATACAAGGTTAGGCAAATGTGTACTCCATTCTTGGACTcctagaccctgtttacaccatcttgagtatcaggattatatctggataagatAATACTCATTTAACccagatacaaatccaatcactcaaACCTCATATTTGGGGCACATGGGGTAGCAGTGTAAATGCTataacatgtaaacattttacAGTGTGTAATGTAACCTGCGTAATTCAGCACTTGCAAAAATGGCAATGGATACAATTAActgaatattaaaaatacatgaaaCCATCATtgcttaaaatgaaaatatatttttatcacaAATTGATAAAAATGAGAATCTGAAATTGATTACTTTGCTGAAGATCAATAGTTTAATTCAACACACTGAACTTGTGCCTGAAAAAAGATGTATGTGTTGAGTATTTAGTCACTTTATTCACTTTTAATGAATGTAATGAGACTTTGATTTCCTGTTTTCACATTAGTACAGCCTTTAAGGAGCTGATAACAATATTTAGTCTATTACTtttacatattaatataaagtcaggtcaaatttatttgtatagcgctttttacaacaattgttgtcacaaagcagcttgtAGGGTGTAAGAGCATGCAGCTAGTCTGGCATAGTTAGAGGTGGGATGGACGGGCctgctggtcagactggtaggtggcagctggtctgatgcaggtagaccTCAGCaagcagtcttccagcaggtcgggctgggtgaccatttactctgagaaagTAAAGAGACTAGTTAAAAAGAGAGACAGTCTACACAGTCTAGTTAAaaagagagagccagaaggtaacacagacacaggagcaccctgcaacgctagcgtccatctgctccaccgtccacaaacctgagtgattgcatgtaagcagcgagacgacagctccagcatctcagtgtactacaattccctgtgtccgcggacccctggacctacaacctttatctaaggggaaacattagaagctaaactaaacagatgagttctCAGCCTAAATGTAAAtcttgagactgtgtctgagttctgaacattatctggaaggttattccagaatTAGGACttcataagaaaaggctcttccccctgctgaggttttctgaattttgggaactgctaagaagccagcaccctgagatctaagtaatcttgatggcctcataatatgtaataggatctcgcaggtactcaggagcctttgtatgttaatagaagaatgttGTAGTCaatatggaatttaactgggatccaatgaagtgctgatagaactggactgatatggtcaatcTTTTTAGCTTTAGTAAGAACCCTGGCTGCAGTGTATTGAACTAGCTGACATTTATTGAGgtaactgctggaacaacctgacaaaagtgcattacagtaatatagccttgaggtaataaaagcgtgtactagcttttctgcatcctgaagagaaaaggaatttcttagtttgccaATATTCCTAAGATGTAGAAAG
It includes:
- the LOC140556775 gene encoding tumor necrosis factor receptor superfamily member 5-like; amino-acid sequence: MIRSLEIIFLIFVFFSLNFKLCSSACARAEYETNGLCCLMCSPGNRVYRDCTESSSTICVPCLGSTFLDAPNGLKNCFGCTVCDPGLGLRVKTACTQLSDTVCEPLEGYYCSEENRGSCILALKHSKCSPGQYIKQIGTPFKDTECAGCAGGTFSNGSVQICQPHSQCEDLGLSEIKPGTPSSNAECGVKVSAGLITGFEGNIVILVAVAAAAAAVLIFLQIKHKACLPQSCKDCLLGNTDAATLHRSC